Part of the Maridesulfovibrio sp. genome, ATGTTTCATCGAATCCCAGCCCTGCACCTCTGTGTAGGGAGTAGTTATTGTATGGTCGCTGCCTACGGTTCCATATTTTTTAAGAATGTCCATGATCTTTTTTTCCATGATATTCACCTTTATTTTTCCGGAACGTTGCCTTTGGGAACTAGGTGTCCGGATTCATTTTTGAAAAACATGTTTAAGACAATTGGTCTTGCAATTTGGTTTAGCAGAAATGTTTTAGCGTATTTCCGTTTAAAAGGAGCCTGGTCTGACTGGTAAATAGAAGGCAGATCAGTGTGCTGTTTGGGGCAATCGTAAACATAGACAGAAATACCGTTGAGGACTGATTGCTTCAGCATTCCCCTTTCCATGAGCAGGGAGCGGAAATCATCTGTTTTATAATACCCTGTATATTTGACAAAAGGGTTGTCCGCATAAAAAAGATGATTTTCGGTGTTGCCGTCTATTTTCATCCTGTTGATTATGGGACGTGATATTTTGCCTGTTATTGAGAACTTATCTTCAATAAAGTGCTGTGCCGTGGATGAATGGTTCAGCCCGATAATTATTTCTTTCCCTTTTCCATATTTATATAGGTGTGAAAAAGGAGATTGTAGTGAATACGTATGCGGGTTTAGGTGGTGTTCTGCAGTGATTTCCTTACTTCTTTTGCCGTATACCGAAACTGAATGAGTGGGATGGGCACTTCGCGTCGTCCCATCCATTCTTCTGAAAATCTCATTGCAGAGGCCGACAGTTGTCGGGGTACTTTTCGGGTCGAAAACCTTGTCCAGAGCAAGATACATAAGCGGGCTGCGGTCAAATGAGTACGAAAGACTCATTATATGCCCACCTCCGGCATCTACATAGTCGAAGCTTTTTTTGTAGAAATCTATCAGTCCCTCACTCAGGTATGGGATAGCCTGAGATGAAAGCCTGAGCAGAATGT contains:
- a CDS encoding AAC(3) family N-acetyltransferase, with translation MLLSVYKKYRAYRLKKEEVRLNNKAERFSGLFDPTAPFSFAEFAECIESMGVQPSDNILLRLSSQAIPYLSEGLIDFYKKSFDYVDAGGGHIMSLSYSFDRSPLMYLALDKVFDPKSTPTTVGLCNEIFRRMDGTTRSAHPTHSVSVYGKRSKEITAEHHLNPHTYSLQSPFSHLYKYGKGKEIIIGLNHSSTAQHFIEDKFSITGKISRPIINRMKIDGNTENHLFYADNPFVKYTGYYKTDDFRSLLMERGMLKQSVLNGISVYVYDCPKQHTDLPSIYQSDQAPFKRKYAKTFLLNQIARPIVLNMFFKNESGHLVPKGNVPEK
- a CDS encoding acyl carrier protein produces the protein MEKKIMDILKKYGTVGSDHTITTPYTEVQGWDSMKHVQFILDVEAEFNIKMKPEQLVLATNIERTIRAIEEC